GGGCGATTGATATATATGCCAGCATCAATGGCCTAGTATTGCAAGTGAGCACTGATTAGTGCATATCCCAGTGCAGATGTAATAAGTGAAACATGAAATACTTACCAAGCAATCCACATATCTGGCATTGTTGTCCGGCAACTTATTGGCTGTTAGGGAATGCAGGGATGATTTGTTTAGTGTTATATCACCAATTTGGGCCAAAGGCGTTGTATCATCTTGTCCGTTGACCCATTGTAGTTTTTCTTTCAGACCTGCAATTAGTAGGTGGATTTATCTATGTTATAAAGAAAGCACAATGGTATACAACTACATGACAGGCAACGATGTGTGCGACATACCACGAAGTTGCCTCTTTTCATGGTCATAGTATGAATACTCGTCTTCTTTATTGGTCTTTGATTTCCTGTTTGACCGACGCACCGTCCCTTTGACATTACTGTTTGTGTCACCCTCATCACCTATATTAGTGCCTGGAAGCCCTTGCTACCGCTTGGCAGGTGTCTCGCTGTCATGTTCACGAGATTCTCTTTGCTCTTCATCATGTTCAGATTCTCCTTCCTCTTCATCATGTTCAGATTCTCCTTCCTCTTGTCTTATGTGTTGTCCCTTGTGCCATGTGCACTTGTCACCCTTCTTACAAAAAGGCTTGTACATAAAGGAGAATGGGAGTTTAACAGGCAGTAAGACACACAAACAGATAAGTAAACTATCTTTTAAATTACCTCAATTTCTTCATCTGATATGTCGGGAAGAACAAACTTATTAGCCTGCATGGGAAATAAGTGGTTCTTGCTATCACACATCATTTGGCAACATAAAATTGTGCATTAGTGAATAAGACTTTACCTCCAAACACTTGACAACACGAAGCAGGGTTCTGTTGGTCAGGCTTGTGTTATGTTCAATGTCAGCCAGACCATCAACAAGTGGCTTTAAGTACTTGTATTCGTCTATGTACTCTTTCTCCATGACTTTATTCTCTATTACTTGCACAGTTCTATGAACTTGTTGCAACGTTCGGCCCTGCATATAGAAGGATGAATATATTTAGAATATGTTTTGTAGTATGAAATGCAGTAAATATGGTTCTGATTGCGCATACTTCATTGCTAACATACACTGATCTGTGTAGAACGTACTCCACTTCACTCATGAGGTGCTCAAtaatctattttgaataatatgagATGAATAGTTAGTACATGATAGTAAAGAAAGTAAAACTCAATTATGTGGCACGATCATGTACACAATCCTTTACTTACATCTCCCTCGGCAAAGTTGGCATGTTCCCtctttgccaccttctccttgtcCCACGATTGTATCAAAGGCTTCTGTCGAGGAGAGTAATCTATATCTATATTGTGCTTAACTTTGTTCACATAAAATTTCTCCCAGTACCACACCTGCATTGCAACATAGTGAAAATAAATGAGACGCAAAACCATAGCTCAAGTACATTGTTACGCGGAAATAAATAGTCATTACGTATTACCTGTAAGAGAGCGAGGTTGCCAGCAAGATTTGTTTGCTTATTGTTCTTGTACTGCTTCAAGCACGCAATCAGGTGATCAAGTGTCAGGGTTGCCCAATTTATCTTATTTACATCACCATCGTCCAACATAAGGTTCAAATATTCTGAACTGACTTGTGACTTTGTACTTGGACATAGCAGTCGACAAATTACACACAAAGCAATTCTCCTCAAGAAGTGTTCGTCCGTAGATCCTTTGCTTTCTCTTATTTGTTGCACTAGGCCCTTGTAGGTGATTGCTTGCTCTTTTGGGTCTACGTATAATCTGAACAGTTGgccttgtttctgttttctttcGAACTCAAGCTTCTTGTCTGCATACCTAAGTTTAATATCAGGGATCCCCCCTGCCGAAGGCAGATCCATGATATTAACTACATCTTCCAGATGTATCTTTAACTGTTTGTTGTTCACAATAAATGCCTCAACTTCCGGATCGAAAGTATCAGCTTTTACTGTTTGGCGACGAATTTGAATATCACGTAGATGTAGTAACCCCTGCAAACTAGATTCTGCAACCTTTTTCCTCTGATTATCATCGCAAACAATCCAAAGAAGGTCATAAATAGCACCTTGACAGCAGACCACTGTTTCATGTACGTAAATATCATACTAATTAGATAAATTGATGAAAGATCAAGAGAGGCTTTGTACTGTCAAGTTATTATTATGTGTGTTGTTCCAATTAAAAAAATGCATACCTTCTTCTCTCTAGTCGTTGTCGCTTTGTTTACA
This portion of the Triticum dicoccoides isolate Atlit2015 ecotype Zavitan chromosome 7A, WEW_v2.0, whole genome shotgun sequence genome encodes:
- the LOC119332934 gene encoding uncharacterized protein LOC119332934, with translation MASVNKASVNKATTTREKKYDIYVHETVVCCQGAIYDLLWIVCDDNQRKKVAESSLQGLLHLRDIQIRRQTVKADTFDPEVEAFIVNNKQLKIHLEDVVNIMDLPSAGGIPDIKLRYADKKLEFERKQKQGQLFRLYVDPKEQAITYKGLVQQIRESKGSTDEHFLRRIALCVICRLLCPSTKSQVSSEYLNLMLDDGDVNKINWATLTLDHLIACLKQYKNNKQTNLAGNLALLQVWYWEKFYVNKVKHNIDIDYSPRQKPLIQSWDKEKVAKREHANFAEGDVSKGLCT